In Phyllopteryx taeniolatus isolate TA_2022b chromosome 5, UOR_Ptae_1.2, whole genome shotgun sequence, the DNA window TGTTCTTGGAGCCTGACCATTGATGCGTGGCCTTTTGGTTTCTTTTaaagactttcttttttttagacaaaataAGACCGAACTTTCTGTGTTGTCAAAGTAGAAGCGGTTTGGGAGAAAAGTTTTGACTTTGTTTACCGGCTTCCCATTAAAGACAGCACAAAGCGGCGTCGcggtcttttattttgacaagcaGACTAGAGGAAACGGTGCACGTGAAACACTCGACGGGAGCTCGCGGAATGTCGCGTGGGAACGTCAAGCAAAGTTGTTCTTGAGGAAGTCGATGAGTCCGTTGGTGGAGGCGTCGTGAGAAGAAACTTCGGCGCCGTCTCGCAGCTCCGGTTCGATCTTCTTGGCCAGCTGTTTGCCCAGCTCCACACTAGGGGGCGCACAAACACGTCACGCGTGAAAAGGCTTCCCGTGTACACGGCCGAACTTTGCCCTCGAGGCCGACTCACCCCCACTGGTCGAAGCTGTTGATGCCCCAGATGACGCCTTGGACGAAGATCTTATGCTCGTACATGGCTGAACacaccatcaccatcatcatcatcatcaccataaATGGAATGTGTGGACAGgttcaaaactgtttttttttttttaataaatgaaccGAAACTAAGTTTAAGACTTCTTgaaaatcagtaaaaaaaaacctattttgggaaaaatctgatggcatgggacctttccGAACACCGAGACCACTTAAGGTGGACGTGACGACGTGAAGAAGCGCCAACTGTTTAAGGCGGCGCCACGGCTGCTCGACTGACCGATGAGCGCTCCCAGCGTGAAGGGCGTCTGCTTCTTGAAGACGATGGAGTTGCTGGGCTTGTTCCCCTCgaacaccttcaaaataaaagtggcGATAGACGCTCAGAAACGTCCCCAAAGGAGGGGCTGTCgcatgcgcgcgtgtgtgtgtgtgtgcgcgcgcgttaCTTTGTGAGGAAGAAGTTTGTCCAGCGCTTCCCCCGACAAGCCGGCGGCCTCCAGCTCCTGGCGAGCCTCCGCCGGGGTTTTGCCTTTCATCAGCGCTTCCGTCTGAGCCAGGAAGTTAGCGCACAGGATCTGAAAGGTCGCCATGACAACACATTGACGAAATGGCAAAAGCGCTCGGCGCGAATCCGAGCCGCGAGGCCTCGCTTTGACTCTTCACAAACGTCTTACTCGTCGTCATCTTCATCTCGAACATGGTCTGCTCAGTTCTTTCAtctgacatcttttttttgggggggggtttcatTTCACCAAGCATTAAAAGAGTCGTGTAACATTTGGTTAAACGTGTCACTTGAAACTGGTTAGGCTGATTTATtgcaaatgaaataaatacgAGCAGCATTCTTTTGCAACCTGCTGGCACCAGGCAGAAACCTGGTATCGCTAAAAGCAGCCCTTTTTTTACAAAAGTCAAAAAACGCCATATATGTTGAGCCATGACCAGGCGGCATTTTCGCACTACACTGCGCAACCcgttgttaaaaaataaaacacacacacacacgtgttgaCTGACCAATAGTAGCAATTTGTGAAAAAGCTATGACTGACCAAATCAGGTTTCCGCCTGGCAGCAGTgatatatgaaatatttttggattaaataattggttgaattgaattcattctaaataaaatagaaatttgAGAATAGATTAGAATTTGAATGATAAACCTATTCTATTTTACATTAACATCGGAAGCTTTTTTTGATTTTGTCCTCGTGACCGTCGGGCGTCTCCAAAGTCTGCTGAACTTCGTTTGCTCTGTGCGACCTGAGCCGGTTTGAACTTGATTCGCAATTTTGGTCCCCCGGCCTAACAAAGTGAAAGTCCCACAAAACTGATCTGATAACGTTCACCGTTTGTTTTGCGCGCTCACCTCCAGTAGAagcccacgcacgcacacacacacacagcgttgCCGTAGTTGCGCCGACCTTGTGATGCAGGTTGTTCCCGATGGGATTGTGAGTCTGAGCCGGGATGAGGAAGTCACACGGAATCATGCGGGTGcctgcaaagcaaaacaacacaaagattTGAACGGCATCAGCATTTGTTCTCGGACTTGCCACTGTGTTGCTAGCTGCTTAGCGTGCTAACTTCAGGGTAGGCTAGCATAAAGCTGCAGACTTTTTGTTTTGAGCACTACAGAAGTGAAGAAACTCCACAAGAACAATCACGTATGTGCGTGCGTTTATGGAGCTGGTGGAAGTCTGCTTCACACACACGAATGTAGAGTAAGCGCACACAGGACCGTTGAAAAGTTTGGGGGTCACTTGGAAAtgtcatttgaaaagaaaagcagCACTCAATTCACAGTGAGACGCGAAGCGTGCCAGCGAGCGACCGGCCTCACCTCAGATTGCACAATCCCTGACGAAAAGCAGGCATAGCAGAGCAACTGCACCATCTATTGGCGAAATGACACGACGACAACAGACGAGGCCACTGGCAAGTGCGTGATTGCGTCTCCACTGTTTTGAGACACGTAATCGGCACTCATTTTCTGTAGTCAGGCTAATTATTTCGTATTTTTTTGGTTCACTGATGGCAGACAAAGCAGGTGAGGCAGGCAGGATTCTGCCTCAGGAAAATGGACTTGCCATTAGCCAAACAGAATTCTTCCATTGAAAGGAATGATTGTTTCAGTCTTATTTCATgcactcaaaaacaaaaaacccttcATCCATAGTTAATCTAATGAAATGTATTATGTACAGTGAGGcagaaaagtatttagtcagccaccaattgtgcaagttgtcccacttaaaagaatgagagaggcctgtcattttcatcatgggtttacctcacctatgagagacacaAATTAtggtatttggtcaataacaacagttgatctcaatactttgttctctaccctttgttggcaatgacgcAGGTCCAACGTTTTGTGGAAGTCTTCgtattttggcccattgctccatgcagtgatgttttggggctgtcgctgggcaacgcagactttcaactccctccaaagactTTCTATGGGGTCGAGGCcgctccaggaccttgaaacgCGGTgcgtttgggatcattgtcgtGCTGAAAGACCcggccacgtttcatcttcaatgcccttccTTGCTGacggaaggaggttttcactccaAATCTCACCATACacggccccattcattctttcctttacgcGGATCAGTCGTTCTGGtcccttttgcaaaaaaaacagccccagagCATGATGTTTCCAGTAGGTacggtgttctttggatgcaacgcagcattctttctcttccaaacacgacaaagttccattttggtttcatctgaccatatgacattctcccaatcctcttctggatcgtccaaatgctctctagcaaacttcagacgggcctggacacgTACCGGCTTAAGCGgggggggacacgtctggcactgcggGATTTGAGTCCCTGCGTGGCGCTGTCgcgtgttactgatggtagcctttgttactttggtccccgCTCTCTGGGGGTCATTCACtcggtccccccgtgtggttctgagATTTTTGCTCACGGTTCTTgagatcattttgaccccacggggtgagatggACGGAGATTATCGGCGGTCTTGTATGGCTTCCATTTTCTAACGATTGCTCCcgcagttgatttcttcacaccgaGCTGCTGACCCATTGCGGATTCGGTCTTCCCGGCCTGCTGCAGGTCTACCGTTTTGTTTCTGGGTGTCCTTGGAtcgctctttggtcttggccatggtGGAGTTATCGTGGAGTGAgattgtggacaggtgtcttttatactgataacgagttcaaacaggtgccattagtGCAGGACAGAGGAGCCGCTTAAAGacgaagttacaggtctgtgtgagagccagaaatcttgcttgtttggagGTGACCAACTACTTATTTTCCACcctaatttgctaataaatcaGACagcttttccccattttgtctctcgtaggtgaggtataccgatGATGTAAATGACAGGCATCTGTAAATAAGTGACTATCgcattgtacagtttgtggAATATCTACTTGTGTTTGCCTTTACTTTGCTTCATTCTACCCTGCTGTCAGGTTGGTATTGCGCAAGAATCTGCTCTCAGTTGCCTTCAGCGGACAAAGGTTCAATCcaaaaataagaataacaaCACAAAATTCAGATTCAGGAAGACTAAACAAACCCGGTGGTGAGAAGAATTAAGCGGCAGCTGCAGTCTGCACAGTGTCAAATTTGGATCCAAACGAAAGCCTAAACACTCCTCAAAACCGGATGAGCAATCGGAACAGGATCCGAGTAAGAAAGGAAGGCCGACGCCGGAGACGTCAAACATCAGGTGGGAAAATACAAGTTTGCTCCTTTTCAGTGCCAGGCTGCTAATTTAATGGGCAATTTGGGAAAGCGACGGGAGGGCCGTGACGCTCGCCGCTGAGATCCGCATCCGCAtccgcgtgtgcgtgtgcgtgttcgTGCGCGCGGTTGCCACCTTGGTGAATGAGCTGGTAGAAGGCGTGCTGTCCGTTGGTTCCCGGTTCTCCCCACACGATGGGCCCGGTGTGGTAGTTGACCCGGCTCCCTTCTTTGGTGATGTACTTCCCGTTGGACTCCATGTCCCCCTGCGGACCCGCCGGGACTCTTAGTGACACGCGCACGCGGACGTGTGTACGCGCTACACGCATACCTGCTGGAAGTAGGCGGCGAAGCGGTGCATGTACTGGTCGTAGGGCAGCATGGCGTGCGTCTCGGCCTGGAAGAAGTTGACGTACCAAACGCCCAACAGCGCCAGCACCGCCGGAAGGTTGCGATCCAGCGGGGCGCTCGCAAAGTGATTGTCCTGAAACGCCACGTGCGACCCGTCCCTCGCATCAATACGCGGCGAGGCCGCAAACCGGATGGATTATTAGGATTAGCGTTACCATCCAGTGAGCGCCGCTCAGAAGTCGCTCGAAGCCATCGAAGCCTGAAAAACGTCGAACGGTGAGAAAACATTCGCGAGAAAAGCCGGCCGACAAAGCGACGGACGGGACGTGTACCGATGTGCAGGGCGATGGAAAGACCAATGGCGGACCACAGCGAGTAACGACCTCCGACCCACTGCCGACGACATCGCCACAAGTCAAACATCgtcacgcgcgcgcacgcaaaGTCAAACGGGTACGTACGTCCCAGAACTCAAACATGTTGGCCGTGTCGATTCCAAATTCTTCGACTTTCACCTGAACgccacacacagagagagagagcgagagatgaGCTGCAGATAGGCCAACCGTAGTGAAACAGGAGTGATTCGATTGGTTCCGTCATGCAACTTACTGCGTTGGTGGAGAGAGCCACAAAGTGTTTGGCAACGGCACCTTTCTGAGAAACAACATGGAAAAGATGACGAGAGGCGCGAGAATCAATCATTGAATTTCAGCCTGCCATCAGTAAATCTTGTCCAACGTCCGGACtagcttttgtttttgcaaaggaagacatttgcaaacatctgcttttactttggaaggCAACAGGCAACATTTTGCTCCTTTTCTGAC includes these proteins:
- the gpia gene encoding glucose-6-phosphate isomerase a isoform X2, which encodes MSLLSSDPNYQQLAQWYRAHGGSLKMRDMFAAEPERFRHFSVKVATEDGDLLLDYSKNLITQEVMAMLIAMAESRGVKQARESMFKGDKINFTEGRAVLHVALRNRSNVPILVDGKDVMPEVNRVLDKMKVFSQKVRSGEWKGFTGKRITDVVNIGIGGSDLGPLMVTEALKSYSAGGPNVCFVSNIDGTHLAKTLAQLDPERTLFIVASKTFTTQETITNAESARAWFLRAANDKGAVAKHFVALSTNAVKVEEFGIDTANMFEFWDWVGGRYSLWSAIGLSIALHIGFDGFERLLSGAHWMDNHFASAPLDRNLPAVLALLGVWYVNFFQAETHAMLPYDQYMHRFAAYFQQGDMESNGKYITKEGSRVNYHTGPIVWGEPGTNGQHAFYQLIHQGTRMIPCDFLIPAQTHNPIGNNLHHKILCANFLAQTEALMKGKTPAEARQELEAAGLSGEALDKLLPHKVFEGNKPSNSIVFKKQTPFTLGALIAMYEHKIFVQGVIWGINSFDQWGVELGKQLAKKIEPELRDGAEVSSHDASTNGLIDFLKNNFA